DNA from Dama dama isolate Ldn47 chromosome 5, ASM3311817v1, whole genome shotgun sequence:
ACTGGCAATGCTGATGGGCTTTCGTTTAACTTTTTCTTTACCACAATCACTTCGGAAGCTATTAAGTgcagaaatagctgtgaaatgaagagaagcgaaaagcaaaggagaaaaggaaagctactcccatttgaatgcagagttccaaagaaaagccaggagagataagaaagccttcctcggtgatcaatgcaaagaaatagaggaaaacaacagaatgggaaagactagagatctcttcaagaaaattagagataccaagggaacatttcatgcaaaaatgggctcaataaaggacagaaatggtatggacctaacagaagcagaagatattaagaataggtggcaagaatacacagaagaactgtacaaaaaagatcttcacgacccagataatcacaatggtgtgatcactcacctagagccagacatcctggaatgtgaagtcaagtgggccttagaaagcatcactacgaactaagctagtggatgtgatggaattccagttgactatttcaaatcctgaaagatgatgctgtgaaagtgctgcactcaatatgccagcaaatttggaaaactcagcagtggccacaggactggaaaaggtcagttgtcattccaatccctaagaaaggcaatcccaaagaatgctcaaactaccgcacaattacactcaactcagatgctagtaaagtaatgctcaaattctccaagccaggcttcagcaatatgtgaactgagaacttccagatgttcaagctggttttagaaaaggcagaggaaccagagatcaaattgccaacatccaccggatcattgaaaaagcaagagagttccagaaaaacatctatgtcttctttattgactatgccaaagccttcgactgtgtggatcacaataaactgtggaaaattctgaaagagatgggaacaccagaccacctgacctgcctcttgagaaacctgtatggagatcaggaagcatcagttagaactggacatggaacaacggactggttccaaataggaaaaggagtactgtatatacaatatacaaatatatataatatacaaatatatatatatgcacacacatatatgtatacacatatatatacatatatatacatacacacatatatacatacatatatacacacacatatatgtaatatacatatatatacaaatatatatatatgcaaatatatataatatacaaatatatacaatatactgTATATACAAAAaacagtcaaggctgtatattgtcaccctgcttatttaacttatatgcagggtacatcaggagaaacgctggcctggaggaagcacaagctggaatcaagattgccaggagaaatatcaataacctcagatatgcagatgacaccacccttacggcagagaatgaagaggaactaaaaagcctcctgatgaaagtgaaagaggagagtgaaaaagttggcttaaagctcaacattcagaaaactaagatcatggcatctggtcccatcacctcatgggaaatagacggcgaaacagtagaaacagtgtcagactttatttttttgggctccaaaatcactgcagatagcgactgcagccatgaaattaaaagacccttactccttggaaggaaagttatgaccaacctagatagcatattaaaaagcagagacattactttgccaacaaatgtccatctggtcaaggctatgtttgttccagtggtcatgtatggatatgagagttggactgtgaagaaagctgagagccgaaaaattgatgcttttcaactatggtgttggagaagactcttgagagtcccttggactgcaaggagatccaaccagtccatcctaaaggaaataagtcctgggtgttcattggaaggactgatgctgaagctgaaactccaatactttggctacctcatgcgacgagttgactcattggaaaagaccatgatgctgggagggattgggggcaggaggagaaggggacgacagaggatgagatggctggatggcatcaccgactcgatgagcatgagtttgagtaaactctttgagtttgtgatggacagggaggcctggcgtgctgcaactcatggggttgcaaacagttggacacgactgagcgactgaactaactgattCATCATTAAGTAATTATTATCTGCTCATATATTAAGTTTCTGGTCACCAAGAGTGTCACAAAGATTTAAGATCTTTAATTGTTAATAGTGTTTCCCAAACACAAGCAAGGTTTAATACCCCTCAATATGTTCCCCCCCACCGCCGCCTGGATGAGGCAGGGAGGGCCCCCCACTACATGTGTGTTCTGGGCCCTGGGCATGACCCAACCTTCCCCAGTCCCGCTTAGGGCCCCAGAACACTGGGCCAGGAGTGTGACCCTCTCCCAGGGTCCACACCCACCCACATCCACCGACATCTCTGAGGCCCTGGCACCAAGGTCGACTGGATAGTGGCTGAGCGAGAGCCCTGCTCTCCCCAGGTCAACTCCAGCCCTGTGACCAGCAGACCAGGAGGAGCCACGatggtggaggtggtgatggtgatggtgaaggtAGTGATGATggcggtggtgatggtgatggtggaggtgatggtgatggtggaggtgatggtgatggtggaggaGATAGTGACggaggaggtggtggtgatggtgatggtggaggtgaaggtggaggtggtggaggtgatggtgatggtggaggtgatgatggaggtggtgatggtggaggtagtggaggtggtgatggtgatggtggaggtggtgatggtgatggtgatggtggaggcgatgatggaggtggtgatggtggaggtagtggaggtggtgatggtgatggtggaggtggtgatggtgatggtgatggtggaggcgatgatggaggtggtgatggtggaggtagtggaggtggtgatggtgatggtggaggtggtgatggtgatggtgatggtggaggcgatgatggaggtggtgatggtggtgatgctgatggtgaaggtggaggtggtgatggtgatggtggaggtgatggtggtgatggtggatgtggaggtggtgatggtgaggGTGGAGGTAGTGATGGTGGAGGCgatgatggaggtggtgatggtggaggtggtgatggtgatggtggaagTGGTGGAGGAGGGGACAATGAGGGATGAGGTGGTGAAGGTGGTGGCAATGATGATCGGTCCGTGGTGACAGCAGTGATAATGAAGGCGGATTCTCCGGGACGCAAGTTTCCCAGACAAACGAGGTCTTGCCGCTGTCCTCACCCTAGCCGCTGGCCAGGTCCCTGCCAGTGAGCTGCCCTCGGAGGCAGCAGGAGAGAGAGCCTTGACAAGGCCTGACAGCACAGTGGGATATCCTGAGCTGACAGCGAACGTTTACtcttagttaaaaataaataagttcaaTTATTGGAAAGGGAAAATATAGCCTAGTGTTTACTGCAGGTGAAAGGAAGGCGATCACCCTGGGAGAAGTCCACTGCGGGACACTGGGCACCAGCCCCTGCTGTCAGGGGCCCTGCAGGCCGGTGGGGCCACCTCACCTCATGGGCCTAGTGGGAGGGGgccaggccccccacccccaatctggGGCCTCCTTCCACCCCCTCCCACACCCCTGGCTGGGTGAGGTCACCTCCCCAAAACCAGCACCAGGGAGTGCCAAGATTTGGGGGCTGGCAgggaccccagcccccaccccgggTGGCATGGTTGATGAGCAGCAGAGAGCCCCTGCCCGTGGTAATTAGCGTGAAACGTGCCACCTTCGCCAGGGAGGAAAATCTCATCTTGGAAACACACGTCCAGAGCAGGTTCAATTTCACCCGAGGGGCCATAAAACCCTTTTCCAATCACCTGGAGCCGTGGGCTGCCAGCGCCATTAATCCTGAGGATGTTATTTAAAGCCGAGACGTCACTCGGGAAGAATCAGGCCCAAGCCCCACAAGGAGCCCTTTCAGTTCCCACAGGGGCCCTGGGAGCCAGACACGGCCGTCCGGGCTCTGGGGGGGCCAGGGGCATCCTCAGCTGCCCCGGGTTCTCCCCAGTCGCCGCCAGGCTGGCGGGGCCCCACACAGGCCCACCGTAGGTGCAGctccgcccgccccgcccccccagaTTTCCATCATCCCACAGACTCTCTTTAAAAGTTGTTTCCTTGATTACCAAGGGTTACAATGAAAACATGTAATTGAATCTCCAAGAAATTACCATTTTTATAACTTGCGCCCAGTTCCTGGGGTAAATGAACGGCTCTCTGCACACGGCAGGGGCCCCACGGCGCCTCCGCCAGGGGTGAGCCTGCCCCCTGTCACTGACACAGGCCCCACGCTGTCTCCTGGTAGGAGTGTGGGGGGCTCCCCTGCTGGAAAGCCGTCAGTGGTTGGAGGGAGCAGGGTCAGGGTGGGTCAGGGAGGGCCGCAGAGAGCAGGCCTGGCCAGGGGGAATGGGGGCTCCCCACCTGCTCCCTCCTGCTGACCACCTGCCCCCAGGAGCCAACTGCCCAGCAGGCCAGGTTGGGCACCTGAGGGCCCTGGGGCATCTCAGGCTGGTGCCAGCAGGGAGGCTGGAGCGGTGACCAGTGTTGGAATGGTTGTAAGCTGGTGGGCTACTGGGTCTCGTGGGTAAGGTAAGTGCCTCTTGTGGCTGCGTGGTTGCTGGGTGGGTGGCCGGATGGTTGGGTGGGTGGCTGGGTAGCTGGGTgggtggctggctggctgggtggctggctggctgggtggCTGGCTGGGTAGCTGGGTGGATAGCTGAGTGGCTGGGTAGGTGACTGGGTGGCTGACTGGGTGGGTGGCTGGGtagctgggtgggtgggtgagtggatAGTTGGGTGGGTGACTGGGTGGGTGGCTGGCTGGCTGAGTGTTGGTCCCTGCTCCCTGGGGAGGGGAAAGCCCCCAGATCAGCGCGGGAGCCTCAGCCGTCCCCAGCCTGCAGCCACCCTGGGAGCCCCGCCCAGGCCAGGCCCACTTCCCTGACTTCTGAGGCCCGCCCAGAGCCACGATGGTCCACTTCACCCTCCACGAGCGATCGGTCCTGCACCCCAAAACCCCACCTCACCAGGACACAGCCTGGCTCCACGGAGCAAGGGCTGCGTCCCCAGGGCTGAGAGGTGGAGGCCTTGGGGCCCGGTCCCACATCCAGAGAGCCTGCCCTGAGCAGCCCCAGGCTCCGTGCCCAGCACACACCCCAACACCGGATGTGTCTGCCTGACAGGCTCTAAGAAGGATGAGGCCAGGCTTGGGGGGTACAGGTGGTTCCAGGCCTGTTTCTGTGGCAGCACCGCGAGGTCACCCCCAAGACGGAGGCTGTGCCCACGGCCtggccagcccccaccccaggcccagggCGGCGGGCACTCGGCACGGAGCACCAGCGGCCCCCACCCCCTCAGGGGCTCCTGGCCGCCCGCACAGCCTCCCAGGCACCTTGGAGACCCTGCAGGTGACCGCCTCCTGCCCCACCCTGGCCCACAGGGAGTCCTGGACACCGGCCTGCCCCACCTCAAGACAGGCTCTCACCTCCCAGCGCCTGGGCCTCACAGGCTGGAACTGGGGCCCCCGCCAGCTGTGTGCTTACTGACAATCGGGCAGCCTGGGGCCAGCCCGGGGCCACTGGAGGGTCCACACCGGGGAGCCCCACCCCGGGCATCCACACGCAGGGCAGGGAGCAGACAAGGGGTTGAAGGAGAGGGGGTGAGCCCCAGGGTGAACCCCAGGGAGGCACTGGCAGGACGCAGTCAGACCCCCACAGGAGCACAGGTCGGGCTGCGGACGGCTTTCTACCCCACACTGGCAGATGGGGATCACCCGCCAGGCCTCAGGGTCCCGGAGCCTGCAGCCCTTCTGTGGGCTTGTGTGGCCATCTGGTGGTAGATTCTGGGACCTACGCCTGGCCGGCCTGGAGAGGATGAACCATCCTTCAGCGCCAAGGAGACGCGGCCACGTGGTCTCCGCCCCCTACCTGACTCCGGGTCTCACTCACCCTTCCACGTTCACTCCCCAGGGGCAGGGATGGGCACACAAGCCGCCCCCTGCTCCCAGCGAGcacgggccaggggcagggtatAGCGCAGGGTGCCCGTGCGTCCTGCACTCTGGCCCCAGGAAGGGTCTTGGGAGGTGACCCCAGCCTTGGCTGGCTGGGCTGGCTTCCCGGGCTCACTGTGGGCTGGCTCACTGTGGGCACAGGTGAGCCCAGATGGCAGGGACCCTCTCAGGGGTCTCTGGGCAGGTTCCCTCCACCCGCCCTGGGTGGGGCCTCAGCACGGCCGCCCCCCAGCCTGCAGCCCTCGGCACCCTGCTGACTGTGCCCCGTGGCGAGGATTTTCCCTGACACTTGTATTCTCTCTTCTGATTCTTAAACAAAAAATGTGTGCAGTGGCTGTCTAGAGGGGCtctgagggagggaagaggagtgGGCTGCCCAGCGCATGTCCGGGGAGCCTCTCAGTCAGCCAGGGTGGGCAGGCATACCCCCCAGCCAGCCTCTGAGACGGACCCGCTGTGGGGGGACCCCACGGGCGCCTGCTCACCCTTCAGCTGCGCCCCTCTCCCAGGGCCCAGCCCGGCCTGCTCCCCGTCCTTCAGgccagggtggggcaggggcccCCAGCAGGCAGCGGCCGGTGTCCACTCCCCCGCAGCGCGCCAGCCCTGGTCTGGGCCGGTCAGCCCCCAGGCTCCACCCCCCACTCTGTCACTCCCAGTGGACCTGTCCTCCTGGCTACAGGTCTGGCCATGCCCTTGCACCCCAGGAGGGTACCAGACCAGCCTTGGCGCCCACGAGGCCCAGCCTTGGGCTAGCGGTATCTGTCACAGACTCGGACCCCCCAGGCCCTGGGAGGACAGGATGCCCCAGGAGGAACCTGAAGGCCCAGAGACGGGGAGTCCCCAGCCTGGGGTGGCCCCAGGAAGCCTGCAGGCCTGAGGGTCTGAGGAGGGGCGGGTCCGTGTCAGGGGCCTGCCCTGGGGGTGAGGAGAgggggctgcccccaaaggctgtgACTGGCCCAGGGGCCCCGACCTCCACCTGCCCAGGCCTGTTGACCCACTTGGGAAGCACACCTGGGGCCCTGAGCACTGAGGCCGGGCAGGAGGTGTGCGGCCTCCAGGCCTCTCCCTCACGGCCCCGCCCTGCTCACAACGCCAGGCTCCCTGAGGCCCCTGGGCATCACGGCACCTTGGGCAGGGAGCAGCTGCCATGGCAACTGGCATCCAGGGAGGCACGCTGCCTGGTAACAAGGGCCGTGGCTCCCCGCGATGCTCAAGCCAACCCAGCCTACTGCTGCGGCACAGAACTCGGCCACAGGGACTCACCCCCAGCTCCTCGTGAGTCTCCTGGGGCCTGGACTCGATTCAGGTGCGTGGGGGCACCCCCACACTAGTGAGATTTGCAGGGCGCTCTGCcatgggcatgtgtgtgtgcgcacacgtgtgctcggtcctgtccaactctgcgaccccatggcctgtctGTGGAAATGCCATCACAGCTGGGGCTCCCTCTGagagcccccccccgccccgggccaCGCCCAAGCTCAGGGCTGTGCTGCAAGGACCACAGGGATGGGGCGAGGAAAGTTTCAGGGCGCGGGGTCTCCGGGGCTGGGTTCCAAGCCACCAGCAATCTTCCTAGGCGGTGCACCACGGGGCTCAGGCTGTGTCCAGGAGCGGGTTCCAGGCGGCTGGGGGAGGCTCCTGTGTCATCGGGCGTCCCAGGCACCCCCTCCTGCAGACCCACCAGGGTGCCTGGGTAAGACTCGAGGCCTCTGCCAACAGTTCCCGGGGTGTCTTTGCTCTTAGCACAGAAGCCCCCGTCTCCATGAGGAGCTCCTCTCCCCTCATTGAACTTCCCAAGCACCTGCTGGCTCCTGACGGGACGgtgcccctgccccaccccggGGGTGCCATCTTCTCCAGCAGGGAGTGGGCTCAGGAGGCGTTCAGGAGGCCGTGGGGGCCTGAGTTGGGTTCCAGGCCCGTctttcccagcccctcccagcagagcCTGTTGCTAGTGCCCAGATGCACCCCCAGAAACATAGAGCAGCCTCCAGGGGCCAGGCCGGCGTGCTCAGCTGGGCACAGGCTGTGGCCAGTGCATGTCCCTTCTCTGTGGGTATCCCGCATTCAGTGGGGGAGCCAGACCACCAGCAGATGAGGGGTATTGACGGACTTCTACAGATGGGAAGAGGGGGCTGACTGTACCTGGGTGTGGACGAGGCAGGGCTGCTGACCTGGGCTGGCTAGGGGGTGGCTTGGGGGGCCACCCAGCACGTGCGAGGGTCAGCAGGTGGCAGGGGACCCACAGGCAACTCCCCGGGCTGCCCTGCTCCAGACATCTGCCCAGAGGACTCCCCGGCTGCTAATGGGGAGTAGCAAAGCCCTTAGCTATTCCTGGCAGGAAGGCCTTCCAAAGAGAAGATCCCCAGGGAGAAGCAGCAGGAAGTGAaagctcccctcccccccacccaatCCACTTTGTCCCTAAAGGACAACGGGAAGCTCTGAGAAAAGAATagggagaggcagagagcaaCGGAGAAGTCCTGAAACGTTACAGCAGGGTCTCACACAGGGAAGGGCCTGAGCTACCGGCCCAGCCTCACAGGCAAGCAGCCTGAGGTCAGAGTGAGCAGCCAGCTGATCCTCAGGGGTCTCCCCATCTAGCTCCCCACGCCAGAGGCTAAAGCAAACACCCATCAGCCAGGCCTGGTGCACTTGGCTGGCCTCACCGGGTGGGTCTCTGTGGTCTCGCTGGGCTTGTCAACCCCCTCCCAGGAGCTGGGGACCCGCCGGGACGACCAGAGCCCCCCCATCCCCATGACCTGGAATCTGAGAGCAAGGTCACAGAGGATCCAGATAGCAGCGAGAAAGTCACCACCCGACACACAAGAGTTGTTCAGACCTCCTGGTAAGAGCCCACAGGCCCAAGCAGGCCCCTGGGCTAGCCCAGAGCCCAGGGTCACATTGCCGAGGGTCAAGGACACAGGGACAGCCAGGATCTGCAGCTGTGTCCCCCACACGGGCACTCAGGTTTCCACCAACCCTCTTTTCTGAGAAAGCTCCTTGAGGCTGTGCTTCTGTGAAACAAGGGAGGGAACTGAAAGAGAGTGGGCTGTGAGTTGGGGGCTCCAGGAGTGGGGGGCACTGTGGAGGGTGGGGGATTGCAGTGGGACAGAGTGGGACATGGCATGAGGCTATTAATAGGGGAGGGGaaacggggtgggggggaggatgGGGCGCTGGATCTGGCTGGCACTCTGCAGTCCCTGAAAAGACCCCTGAAGTGGCGAAAAGCAGGCTGGACTCTGGTCCAGCCACTGAACAGGCCTTGGCCTCGAGTGGGTGACTCAACCTTGGATAACAGTCCTTGTGGGACCACTGAATGTTaaataaatgactttaaaaaaaattggggatTCACAGGTGAAAAGGTCAGGCTGTGGGATGATCTCTTCTGGATGGAGAGAGGCATGGCCACCGCCTCCAGGAAGGCCTCAGCCTTGGGGCTCTCGGGTGGGGCAGGGCCACAATGGGCACCTGCTTCTGTTTGACTTTGCTTTTAGCTCACGTCTGCAGGACCTGCTGTACAGTTTAAGATAGTAGCTGATGGGACGTGGTGGGAGGGGCCCAGTCAGCCCCACTCTGGCCACCACCCCAGCCCATTATGACCTCCCTGGTCCTGCCCAGGCCTTTGTGACAGTTGCCCCTGAGGTGCCTATGAGCCATGACACCCAGAGCTCCCTTAGTAAGAGGGTGGCAGGACAGGCCAGGCCAAAGCCTGGACCTGGGGTCAGGAAGGGGTCACAGGGAGGAATGGAGGGGCCAAAAACCCTGGGACCCTGTGGCCACACCCACCCCcagtgcccccagcccccagctccgAGCAGCCACGGGGGGTGCCTGGACCCGCCCTGCCCAGTGTTCGCCAGGTGGCCCTGCATGGTGCCTCTCAGCCCCACCCACTCGATGGAGACTGCCAGGCCTTTCTCAGCCCTGGGGACAGGGAGTGGGGGGCCCAGGGTTGGGGGCGAGGTACCCGGGAACTTCATCACAAGTGAGGACGGCGAGCTGCAGCGACAGAGGCCTCGAGACCCAGCAAGGATGAGACAAGGACAGACGGACgccaggctggggtggggctgggccctGCGCCCCAGCCGCGAGCGAGAGCAGAGGGCTTCCCGGCATGCGGCAGGGCCCAGCTCGGGGCCCCGGCCCTGCCCATGCCCACCCCTGATCCCGGGCACAGGGGCCTCGGCCTCGCCCAGGGCAGACCCCCCCCAGCTCCAGGGCATTCCCCTGGGGCCTGCAGAGCAGTCCTTCCTCCAGCTGGAGCAGGAGAACCAGAGTCTGGTGAGCACCAGGCCCCAGCCCCGCCAGACCCCATGCCCTGCCAgaccccacaccccacacccggGCCCCGCCAGACCCCACACCTCAGCCCCATCAGACCCCCAGCACAGCCGGGACCTGCCAGAACCCATGCCCTGGACCCCACGCCCCAGCCCTGCCAGACCTCATGCCCCACACCCAGGCCCCACCAGACCCCATGCCCCGGCCCCGCCAGGCCCACGCCCTCTCCCCAGCGCCGCCCCAGACACAGCTGTCCCCATCTCCCCATCTCTGTGCCCCACCCCAGAAGAGGCAGAACCAGGATCTGCGGGAGCAGCTGGGGGCCCTCCTGGGGCCGGGGCAGCAGTTCCTGCCCTTGTGCCCAGAGCACTCGAGCTGTACGGCCCTGGCCTGGGTGAGTGCGGGGCGGGGCACGGCCCTGGCAGGACC
Protein-coding regions in this window:
- the CCDC188 gene encoding coiled-coil domain-containing protein 188; the encoded protein is MEGPKTLGPCGHTHPQCPQPPAPSSHGGCLDPPCPVFARWPCMVPLSPTHSMETARPFSALGTGSGGPRVGGEVPGNFITSEDGELQRQRPRDPARMRQGQTDARLGWGWALRPSREREQRASRHAAGPSSGPRPCPCPPLIPGTGASASPRADPPQLQGIPLGPAEQSFLQLEQENQSLKRQNQDLREQLGALLGPGQQFLPLCPEHSSCTALAWPPEQACARPLEDRAPLQLLRQELCRGEESFVQQSQNELQQIRLSFERKKMAITEVWDGVAEVHMALNNQATGLLNLKKDIRGVLDQMEDIQLEILGERAQCRTQARKDQKMACRGKARPQLGCSEGLRGQLWLLALRLLLGALLACTAAYVYVVDPAPFEGLVPPLLSRAAVWKLRALLGPFLRLEVDGFLPF